One Megalobrama amblycephala isolate DHTTF-2021 unplaced genomic scaffold, ASM1881202v1 scaffold501, whole genome shotgun sequence genomic region harbors:
- the LOC125261836 gene encoding LOW QUALITY PROTEIN: polyglutamylase complex subunit TTLL1-like (The sequence of the model RefSeq protein was modified relative to this genomic sequence to represent the inferred CDS: substituted 2 bases at 2 genomic stop codons), whose protein sequence is LRLYLESTRGRDVTNHLFEQIHWIMVQSLKAVAVSPDHEERLFXXSIKLSITIMCSSYRLQPVMNNDKHCFECHGYDIIIDDRLQPWLIEVNASPSLTSSMANDRILKYNLISDMLNIVTPNGEIPDCRWNRSLPKEALGHYQVLYDEEQALSESADLRSRSGPSLGSKGSRK, encoded by the exons TTGCGGCTCTATCTGGAGAGCACTCGAGGACGGGACGTCACCAACCACCTGTTTGAGCAGATCCACTGGATCATGGTGCAGTCGCTCAAAGCCGTGGCTGTGAGTCCAGATCATGAGGAGCGATTGTTCTGATGAAGCATAAAGCTCTCAATCACAATAATGTGTTCCTCTTACCGTCTGCAGCCCGTCATGAACAACGACAAGCACTGCTTCGAGTGTCACGGCTATGACATCATCATCGATGACAGGCTCCAGCCGTGGCTGATCGAG GTGAACGCGTCTCCATCTCTCACCTCCAGCATGGCCAACGACCGCATCCTGAAGTACAACCTGATCAGCGACATGCTGAACATCGTCACGCCCAACGGAGAGATCCCCGACTGTCGCTGGAACCGCAGCCTGCCCAAAGAGGCTCTGGGACACTATCAAGTGCT ATACGACGAGGAGCAGGCTCTGAGCGAGAGCGCCGACCTCAGGAGCCGCTCGGGGCCGTCACTGGGGTCAAAGGGCAGCAGGAAGTGA